A DNA window from Candidatus Zixiibacteriota bacterium contains the following coding sequences:
- a CDS encoding LptF/LptG family permease, whose amino-acid sequence MKILTRYIIREHIAPFFFAFFTITFLLVIDFVPKIIDRVIDKDLDLTVVLELVWLNLAWMLALSIPMSVLVATLMAFGRLGSDFEIIAMKSSGINLLHILVPLMVAASFLTWGMIEFHDKVLPDLNKQARTLMGDIQAMRPTLVFQSGIFITDIPGYLVLIDRIDHATSYVEGVRISETKDPNHPRLIVAKNGYLEMTDGGRNMRFSLNHGELHTLDLTDPDNYRKLDFENQIINVSGTGSELVRTDSDYRTDREMGIEQMSTHVAEAGSATKPLRARINEYFQSKYTYLFSDSFAFNLKDTVDDRRALSLVQSDASVLVRHVERNRQQIEAQKRIMDKYNIEIQKKYSIPAASLAFVLIGAPLGIMTRRGGMGMAIAIAIALFMIYWAFLIGGEDMADRGLVSPFLAMWSANILIGALGLYLNYIVVTEKPVFGWFRRRD is encoded by the coding sequence ATGAAAATCCTGACCCGCTACATCATTAGGGAACACATCGCGCCGTTCTTCTTTGCCTTCTTCACGATCACATTTTTGTTGGTGATCGATTTTGTCCCCAAAATCATCGACCGGGTAATCGACAAAGACCTCGACCTGACCGTGGTCCTCGAGCTGGTCTGGCTGAACCTGGCCTGGATGCTGGCGCTTTCGATACCGATGTCGGTGTTGGTAGCCACGCTCATGGCTTTCGGGCGGCTCGGCTCGGATTTCGAGATCATCGCCATGAAATCGTCGGGTATCAACCTCCTGCACATCCTGGTTCCGCTCATGGTAGCGGCGTCGTTTCTGACCTGGGGGATGATTGAGTTTCACGACAAGGTTCTGCCCGACCTAAACAAGCAAGCCCGCACGCTGATGGGGGACATCCAGGCGATGCGGCCCACGCTTGTGTTCCAATCCGGCATCTTCATAACCGACATTCCCGGCTATCTGGTGCTGATCGACCGGATTGATCACGCCACGTCGTACGTGGAAGGCGTCCGCATATCCGAGACCAAGGATCCCAATCATCCGCGGCTGATTGTCGCCAAGAACGGGTATCTGGAGATGACCGATGGCGGCCGGAACATGCGGTTCTCGCTGAACCACGGCGAACTGCATACGCTCGACCTGACCGATCCGGACAACTACCGCAAGCTCGATTTCGAAAATCAGATTATCAACGTCTCCGGCACGGGCTCCGAGTTGGTGCGCACCGATTCCGATTACCGTACCGACCGGGAGATGGGCATAGAGCAGATGTCGACCCATGTCGCCGAGGCCGGCAGCGCCACCAAGCCGCTCAGAGCGAGAATCAACGAGTACTTTCAGTCCAAGTATACCTACTTGTTTTCGGATTCGTTCGCATTCAATCTGAAGGACACGGTCGATGACCGCCGGGCGTTGTCTTTGGTACAGAGCGACGCGTCGGTGCTGGTGCGGCATGTCGAGCGCAACCGCCAGCAGATCGAGGCCCAGAAACGGATCATGGACAAGTACAATATCGAGATTCAAAAGAAATACTCGATACCGGCGGCCTCGCTGGCGTTCGTATTGATCGGCGCGCCGCTCGGGATCATGACGCGTCGCGGCGGCATGGGGATGGCGATTGCTATCGCCATTGCCCTGTTCATGATCTACTGGGCGTTCCTGATCGGCGGCGAAGACATGGCCGACCGGGGGCTGGTCTCGCCGTTCCTGGCGATGTGGAGCGCTAATATCCTGATAGGCGCACTCGGCCTGTATCTCAACTATATCGTGGTTACTGAAAAGCCGGTTTTCGGCTGGTTCCGGCGAAGGGATTAG
- a CDS encoding LptF/LptG family permease: MLLKRLDTYLLTYFFLSFLAVTVAIGLTIIVINMIEELPDFIDNNVALLQILEYYVYFGGWVVKSFVPMFVLLSVLFSISLLARRHEILAMKGSGLSLYRITAPFVLITLLIAAGHFYYNEYIFPTTNKRKLEIKSFTIEGHSRITQTHVRDIYRQINPGSFYTMAQFDTDRRMGESFKLYRSERNRATEIITADRIIYMDFLWQAIDGNRRTFSDSAEPRFVKFDTLIVGDIDDTPEDLAKRLGKPEDMGIDELRRYIDLMKRTGGPYTRELVDLQMKYSFPVASFIVVLICVPFASNPRRAGIAVSIAAGAGISLIYFVLYRMMQSAGWNGKIAPEYAAWSVNALFFLIGLILMWRAPK; encoded by the coding sequence GTGTTGCTAAAGCGTCTCGATACTTACCTCCTCACGTATTTCTTTTTGTCATTCCTGGCCGTCACGGTGGCAATCGGGCTGACGATTATCGTCATCAACATGATCGAGGAGCTGCCTGATTTTATCGATAACAATGTCGCCCTGCTGCAGATTCTCGAATACTATGTTTACTTCGGCGGCTGGGTGGTCAAGTCGTTCGTGCCGATGTTTGTCCTGCTCAGCGTGCTGTTCTCCATATCACTGCTGGCGCGGCGGCACGAGATTCTCGCTATGAAAGGGAGCGGACTTTCGCTCTATCGCATCACCGCGCCGTTTGTCCTGATTACGTTGCTCATCGCGGCGGGGCATTTCTACTACAACGAGTATATCTTCCCCACCACGAATAAGAGGAAACTCGAGATAAAGAGTTTCACTATCGAGGGCCATTCGCGTATCACGCAAACCCATGTGCGGGATATCTATCGCCAGATCAACCCCGGCAGTTTCTATACTATGGCCCAATTCGATACCGACCGCCGCATGGGGGAGAGCTTCAAGCTGTATCGCTCGGAGCGCAACCGGGCTACCGAGATCATCACCGCCGACCGTATTATCTACATGGACTTTCTATGGCAGGCGATCGACGGCAACCGGCGGACTTTCTCGGACAGCGCGGAACCCAGATTCGTCAAGTTCGATACGCTGATTGTCGGTGATATCGATGACACCCCCGAAGACCTCGCCAAGCGATTGGGCAAACCTGAGGACATGGGGATCGATGAACTCCGGCGGTATATCGATCTGATGAAACGGACCGGCGGGCCGTACACGCGTGAGCTGGTCGACCTGCAGATGAAATACTCGTTCCCGGTGGCGTCGTTCATAGTCGTGCTCATCTGCGTGCCGTTTGCATCGAATCCTCGCCGCGCCGGCATTGCGGTCTCTATTGCAGCGGGGGCGGGGATTTCGCTGATTTACTTCGTGCTTTACAGGATGATGCAATCGGCCGGCTGGAACGGCAAGATCGCCCCCGAGTACGCAGCCTGGAGTGTCAACGCGCTGTTCTTTTTGATCGGCCTGATACTTATGTGGCGAGCGCCCAAGTAA
- a CDS encoding class I SAM-dependent methyltransferase, with translation MTNRDHEKNRAAWNQMVDLHVNHPEYRTREVINGGSSLKQIELDALGDVRGKTLLHLMCQFGLDTLSWARLGAIVTGVDISDRSVEVANELKTKCAPEATFVRCDILDLIGVIDQKFDIVFQSYGTHIWIFDINRWAKVVAHYLKLGGTFFIIDEHPINPLFLFPDESPDYFAREPLRTVNPRDYCATETRIDGEHIEWQHPVSAIVNALVGAGLIIERLEEYNFGYYKVAEDWYVRPDHYWYPPGGPTKYPLMLAIKARKPLAEERAEL, from the coding sequence ATGACAAACCGCGACCACGAAAAGAACCGCGCCGCCTGGAATCAGATGGTCGACCTCCACGTGAACCACCCGGAATACCGCACGCGGGAGGTAATCAATGGCGGTTCGTCCCTGAAGCAGATTGAACTCGATGCCCTCGGCGATGTGCGCGGCAAGACGCTCCTGCACTTGATGTGCCAGTTCGGGCTGGACACGCTGTCATGGGCGCGCCTGGGTGCGATTGTTACCGGAGTGGATATTTCGGATCGCTCTGTCGAAGTCGCCAACGAACTAAAGACCAAATGCGCCCCCGAAGCTACGTTTGTGCGCTGCGATATACTCGATCTGATAGGAGTGATCGATCAGAAGTTCGATATCGTGTTTCAGTCCTACGGTACGCACATCTGGATTTTCGATATCAACCGCTGGGCGAAGGTAGTCGCGCACTATCTCAAACTGGGCGGGACGTTCTTCATTATCGATGAACATCCGATCAATCCGCTGTTTCTGTTTCCCGATGAGTCCCCCGACTATTTCGCGCGCGAGCCGCTGCGTACCGTGAACCCGCGCGATTACTGCGCGACTGAGACGCGTATCGACGGCGAGCATATCGAGTGGCAGCACCCGGTGTCTGCGATTGTGAACGCGCTGGTCGGCGCCGGATTGATTATCGAACGCCTCGAGGAGTACAATTTCGGGTATTACAAAGTCGCTGAGGATTGGTATGTGCGCCCGGATCACTATTGGTACCCGCCCGGCGGCCCGACCAAGTACCCGCTGATGCTTGCGATTAAGGCGCGCAAGCCGCTAGCGGAGGAACGAGCGGAGTTATGA